In a single window of the Hoyosella subflava DQS3-9A1 genome:
- a CDS encoding NAD kinase: MTHQEGSTSHREILLVAHTGRPEVARTVTQVARIMKHHNIGLRILAHEAASTHVSAGALSGYETVIEAGPDAAAGCELVLVLGGDGSMLRAADLARSAGIPVLGINLGRIGFLAETEAEHLEDALGQVVRREYRIEHRMTLDMEVWSAGQSLAQGWALNEASVEKAPRLGVLEVVLEVDGRPVSAFGCDGVLVATPTGSTAYAFSAGGPIVWPELEALLVVPSNAHALFARPMVTSPAALVAIEVDPAGHDALVFCDGRRIVQVPSGGRIEFRRGTTPVLWARLNSAPFADRLVRKFELPVQGWRGRPVTGIGGE; the protein is encoded by the coding sequence GTGACACACCAGGAAGGGTCAACGAGTCACCGCGAGATACTTCTCGTTGCCCATACGGGACGGCCAGAGGTCGCACGCACCGTGACTCAGGTGGCGCGCATCATGAAGCATCACAACATCGGGCTCCGCATACTGGCGCATGAGGCAGCGAGCACGCACGTCTCCGCTGGAGCTTTGTCCGGGTACGAAACAGTGATCGAAGCTGGCCCCGATGCTGCTGCCGGGTGCGAATTGGTTCTTGTTCTCGGTGGTGACGGCTCAATGTTGCGCGCGGCTGATCTCGCTCGCTCGGCGGGGATTCCCGTCCTTGGCATCAACCTCGGGCGGATAGGGTTCCTCGCTGAAACGGAGGCCGAACACCTCGAAGACGCACTGGGGCAGGTTGTGCGGCGCGAATACCGAATAGAGCACCGCATGACGCTTGACATGGAAGTGTGGTCGGCGGGCCAGTCACTCGCGCAGGGCTGGGCACTCAACGAAGCGAGCGTTGAGAAGGCACCCCGGCTCGGGGTGCTTGAAGTCGTGCTGGAAGTCGATGGCCGTCCTGTGTCGGCCTTCGGGTGTGATGGTGTGCTCGTCGCGACACCGACAGGGTCAACTGCCTATGCATTCTCGGCGGGCGGTCCTATCGTCTGGCCGGAACTGGAGGCGTTGCTCGTGGTTCCGAGTAACGCCCATGCCCTTTTTGCCCGGCCGATGGTGACCAGTCCTGCTGCTTTGGTGGCCATTGAGGTTGATCCCGCCGGACACGATGCGCTCGTCTTCTGTGACGGGCGGAGGATTGTGCAGGTTCCCTCGGGTGGGCGCATCGAATTCAGGCGAGGGACCACACCCGTGTTGTGGGCGAGACTGAACTCTGCACCGTTTGCGGACCGGCTTGTGCGGAAATTCGAGCTGCCGGTGCAAGGATGGCGTGGCAGACCTGTCACGGGTATCGGGGGGGAGTAG
- a CDS encoding DNA-3-methyladenine glycosylase, whose protein sequence is MRDVLTSTTPERAAQELLGRRLRVRGCEAKIVEVEAYGSDASGPWPDPASHAYPGRTARNSVMFGEAGRLYVYRIYGIHLCVNITFGPVGSAGAVLLRAGALTRGTDEAALRRGRTGTADTLASGPANFAQALGISLGDQGVDVLDDNLDVSLSDYRDPGEFLAGPRVGILRDADRPWRFWIKGHPAVSRYRRHSRA, encoded by the coding sequence GTGCGTGATGTGCTGACCAGCACTACTCCTGAACGCGCGGCGCAGGAACTTCTCGGTCGCCGTCTTCGGGTTCGGGGATGCGAAGCAAAGATAGTTGAGGTCGAGGCATACGGCAGTGACGCTTCGGGACCATGGCCGGATCCAGCCTCGCACGCGTATCCGGGGCGAACAGCACGAAACTCCGTGATGTTTGGTGAAGCCGGTCGCCTCTACGTCTACCGGATTTACGGAATTCACTTGTGCGTCAACATCACCTTCGGGCCGGTGGGTTCCGCTGGCGCAGTGCTGCTGCGAGCCGGTGCGCTGACGCGCGGAACCGATGAGGCAGCCCTTCGCCGTGGCCGTACAGGAACGGCTGACACGCTTGCGTCCGGACCTGCAAACTTCGCACAAGCGCTAGGTATATCGCTCGGTGACCAGGGCGTAGATGTCCTTGACGACAATTTGGATGTGTCGCTATCCGATTATCGGGACCCAGGTGAATTTCTTGCCGGGCCGCGGGTCGGAATTCTCCGCGACGCGGACCGTCCATGGCGTTTCTGGATAAAGGGCCACCCTGCAGTTTCGCGTTACCGGAGACATTCGCGAGCTTGA
- a CDS encoding TlyA family RNA methyltransferase, which translates to MARRARVDAELVRRGMARSRDHAVELIAAGRVQSAGSTIVKPATAIDRATPLHVIENPSDEEWASRGAHKLLGALERFGPGGLEVTGRRCLDAGASTGGFTDVLLKRGAREVVAADVGYGQLIWRLQNDPRVEIFDRTNVRSLTPEQIGGPVDLVVADLSFISLRLVLPALANCVTPGADLMPMVKPQFEVGKERLGSGGVVRDPELRASVVREVADYADGLGLRAIDAVASPLPGPSGNVEYFLWLRSGEAGPAPTASLSEMISRAVEEGPQ; encoded by the coding sequence ATGGCACGCAGGGCCCGCGTCGACGCGGAACTTGTTCGCCGCGGCATGGCTCGTTCGCGTGACCATGCGGTTGAACTGATCGCAGCGGGCCGGGTGCAGTCAGCCGGCAGCACAATCGTGAAACCGGCGACAGCTATCGACCGAGCCACCCCACTGCACGTGATCGAGAACCCGAGCGACGAAGAGTGGGCGTCCCGGGGTGCGCATAAGCTACTCGGCGCGCTGGAACGGTTCGGACCAGGTGGGCTCGAGGTCACGGGCCGGCGCTGCCTTGATGCGGGAGCCTCGACGGGCGGGTTCACTGACGTGCTTCTCAAACGAGGCGCCCGGGAGGTGGTCGCTGCGGACGTCGGATACGGTCAACTGATCTGGAGACTGCAGAATGACCCGCGAGTGGAGATTTTTGACCGCACCAACGTTCGCAGCCTGACGCCCGAACAGATCGGTGGTCCGGTCGACCTCGTTGTCGCGGACCTCTCGTTTATTTCGCTGCGGCTGGTTCTGCCTGCGCTGGCGAACTGCGTCACGCCCGGCGCTGATTTGATGCCAATGGTCAAGCCTCAGTTTGAGGTGGGCAAGGAACGTCTTGGCTCCGGCGGCGTTGTCCGCGACCCGGAACTGCGCGCGAGCGTGGTGCGGGAGGTGGCAGACTATGCGGATGGCTTGGGTCTTCGCGCGATCGATGCGGTAGCAAGCCCGTTGCCGGGGCCATCCGGCAACGTTGAGTACTTTCTGTGGCTGCGTTCCGGTGAAGCTGGCCCAGCGCCCACGGCCAGCCTCAGTGAAATGATCAGCCGCGCAGTGGAAGAGGGCCCGCAGTGA
- the tyrS gene encoding tyrosine--tRNA ligase gives MTHDILDELTWRGLIAQSTDLDALRAKLNSGMATLYAGFDPTAASLHAGHLIPLLVLRRFQEAGHRPIVLAGGATGLIGDPRDVGERSMNDESTVAEWSERIKGQLERFVDFGASSNAAIIENNMNWTGSLSAIAFLRDIGKHFSVNVMLARETVKRRLESDGISYAEFSYMLLQANDYVHLRREHGCVLQVGGSDQWGNIVAGVDLVRKLDGEHVHGFTVPLVTTSDGKKFGKSTGGGSLWLDPEMTSPYAWYQYFVNTADADVVRYLRWFTFLGQEELDDLEKQTLDSPHLRAGQKRLAREMTTLVHGEANTRAVEHASQALFGRAELKELDERTLAASLTEASVAELVPGAPQTLVDLLVSSGLCDSKGAARRTIREGGAAINNQKISDEAWEPAPDDWLHGRWLVVRKGKRHFAGVRRGE, from the coding sequence GTGACGCACGACATCCTGGACGAACTGACCTGGCGCGGCTTGATCGCACAATCCACCGACCTCGACGCGCTCCGCGCAAAGCTGAACTCTGGCATGGCGACGCTGTATGCGGGCTTCGATCCGACCGCTGCCAGCTTGCACGCCGGTCATCTAATTCCGCTGCTCGTGTTGCGCCGCTTCCAGGAAGCGGGCCACCGGCCAATCGTTCTCGCTGGTGGTGCGACGGGCCTCATCGGTGATCCGCGTGATGTCGGGGAGCGCTCGATGAACGACGAGTCCACCGTCGCCGAATGGTCGGAGCGGATCAAAGGACAGCTTGAACGTTTCGTGGACTTCGGTGCCTCATCGAACGCGGCCATCATCGAAAACAACATGAACTGGACTGGCAGCCTCTCGGCGATCGCGTTCTTGCGTGACATAGGAAAGCACTTCTCCGTGAACGTCATGCTTGCGCGCGAGACGGTGAAGCGCCGCCTTGAGTCCGACGGCATCTCCTACGCGGAGTTCTCGTACATGTTGCTGCAGGCGAACGACTATGTGCATCTGCGTCGCGAGCATGGCTGCGTTCTGCAAGTCGGTGGTTCTGATCAGTGGGGAAATATCGTGGCAGGCGTCGACCTGGTGCGGAAGCTCGACGGTGAACATGTCCACGGCTTCACCGTTCCGCTGGTAACCACGTCGGATGGAAAGAAGTTCGGCAAGTCCACCGGTGGCGGCAGCCTGTGGCTGGATCCCGAGATGACCAGCCCTTATGCCTGGTATCAGTACTTCGTCAACACGGCAGACGCGGACGTCGTCCGGTATCTGCGCTGGTTCACCTTCCTCGGCCAGGAAGAACTGGACGATCTGGAGAAACAGACGCTAGACAGTCCGCACTTGCGCGCGGGACAGAAACGACTCGCACGCGAGATGACGACCCTCGTGCACGGCGAAGCGAACACCCGTGCCGTCGAGCATGCGAGCCAGGCTCTGTTCGGGAGAGCCGAGTTGAAAGAACTCGACGAGCGGACACTTGCCGCGTCGCTTACAGAAGCGTCGGTCGCCGAATTGGTGCCAGGCGCACCACAGACTCTGGTCGATCTGCTCGTCTCGAGTGGACTTTGTGACTCCAAAGGTGCGGCACGGCGAACCATCCGGGAAGGTGGGGCCGCGATCAACAATCAGAAGATCAGCGATGAGGCGTGGGAGCCCGCGCCTGACGACTGGCTGCATGGACGCTGGCTAGTCGTCCGCAAGGGGAAGCGTCACTTTGCTGGGGTCCGGCGCGGCGAGTAG
- the steA gene encoding putative cytokinetic ring protein SteA, with protein MKMPSLLSRNSTSLPGISGTARIDRDTAKVLRRAGRGDVVILDEIDLDRKTADALIRAQVLAVVNASPSISGRYPNLGPQQLVDAGIILVDEVGSEIFREVKDGAKVRLYEGEVFLGEKSVALGVQLFEEEIKDLLTTAKQSLADHLEAFSGNTVEFIRTESPLLIDGIGIPDIDVELADRQVLVVDAGPDYKDALKQVKPFIKEYQPILIGVNGGADALFKAGFKPDLIVGDPESMSSETLRCGAQVVLPADPDGHAKGLERIQDLGVGAMTFPAAGTPADLALLLAYHHGASLIATVGVSASLSEFFDRDKSESAPSMFLTRLRVGEKLVDGRALATLYRSRVSVTAIALFVLALMAAALVVLLIVNGIEDPLSWAIDTWNRFALWVQGLIRDLRG; from the coding sequence ATGAAGATGCCGTCCCTGCTGTCGCGCAATAGCACGTCGCTTCCAGGTATCAGTGGCACCGCACGGATTGATCGGGATACCGCGAAGGTTCTTCGTCGCGCCGGACGGGGCGATGTGGTCATCCTCGATGAGATCGATCTAGACCGCAAGACCGCTGATGCGTTGATCCGGGCGCAGGTACTCGCCGTCGTGAATGCCTCGCCGTCGATTTCTGGCCGTTATCCGAATCTTGGTCCGCAGCAACTCGTCGATGCGGGCATCATCCTCGTCGATGAGGTCGGTTCTGAGATCTTCCGTGAGGTCAAGGACGGCGCGAAGGTCCGCTTGTACGAGGGGGAGGTTTTCCTCGGCGAGAAATCGGTCGCGCTCGGTGTCCAGCTGTTCGAGGAGGAGATCAAAGACCTGCTCACTACGGCGAAGCAGTCGCTCGCCGACCATCTCGAAGCATTCTCTGGTAACACGGTCGAGTTCATTCGTACTGAGAGCCCGCTGCTTATCGATGGGATCGGTATCCCAGATATCGATGTCGAGCTTGCCGACCGTCAGGTACTCGTCGTCGATGCGGGACCTGACTACAAAGACGCACTGAAGCAGGTTAAGCCGTTCATCAAGGAGTACCAGCCGATTCTCATCGGTGTGAATGGCGGTGCCGATGCGTTGTTCAAGGCTGGGTTCAAGCCCGACTTGATCGTCGGTGATCCCGAATCGATGAGTTCAGAAACCCTCCGCTGCGGAGCTCAGGTTGTCCTGCCTGCAGACCCAGACGGGCACGCGAAGGGCCTTGAGCGGATTCAGGACCTCGGGGTAGGGGCGATGACGTTCCCTGCTGCGGGAACTCCGGCTGACCTTGCCCTCCTGCTTGCCTACCATCATGGGGCGTCGCTGATCGCGACCGTAGGGGTGAGTGCGTCACTTAGCGAGTTCTTCGACCGGGACAAGTCGGAATCGGCGCCCTCGATGTTCCTAACTCGCCTGCGGGTGGGGGAAAAGCTGGTTGACGGGCGCGCGCTGGCCACGCTCTACCGGAGCCGGGTGTCTGTCACAGCGATCGCATTGTTCGTACTCGCTCTAATGGCAGCTGCGCTGGTGGTGCTTCTCATCGTCAATGGCATTGAGGACCCGCTGTCGTGGGCGATCGATACCTGGAACAGGTTTGCTCTCTGGGTTCAGGGGCTTATCCGCGACCTCAGGGGCTGA
- a CDS encoding HAD-IIA family hydrolase, with amino-acid sequence MARLFEEFDSLLLDLDGTLYRGPQVVPHAVDVLHHVGSTRLLYVTNNASRSASDVATHLAELGFAATSEDVVTSAQAAARLVSSLVSPGSKVLVVGTDAFADEIRKANLVPVTRFDEGPDAVVQGHSPDTGWALLAEAALAIRSGAVWVAANLDATLPTERGLLPGNGSMVAAVRTATDVEPYVAGKPGSQIFKDAIERASLSSPLVVGDRLDTDIAGARAAGLPSLYVMTGVSQPLDVLRAGPDMRPDYIAADLRSLGELAERLRPAPQRGWDVFWDGPNVVITATDNADVDNADTDGAAALRAAASTLWSAAAPETVTRIVVRGARAAQLLRAWSVDSGVSRGGGGALSVSVEADD; translated from the coding sequence ATGGCGAGACTCTTTGAGGAGTTCGACAGTTTACTGCTGGATCTAGACGGCACGCTGTACAGGGGTCCACAGGTCGTTCCGCACGCCGTGGATGTGCTTCACCATGTGGGCAGCACGCGCCTGCTGTACGTGACTAACAATGCCAGCCGCAGCGCTAGTGATGTGGCGACACATTTAGCGGAACTGGGGTTTGCAGCAACTTCCGAGGATGTGGTCACGAGCGCGCAAGCGGCGGCGAGACTGGTCTCGTCGCTCGTATCGCCGGGGTCGAAGGTACTGGTAGTCGGCACTGATGCATTTGCTGATGAGATTCGCAAAGCGAACTTGGTCCCAGTGACGCGTTTCGACGAAGGTCCTGACGCGGTTGTGCAGGGCCACTCACCGGATACTGGGTGGGCGCTGCTCGCAGAGGCGGCTTTGGCCATCCGGTCGGGAGCTGTCTGGGTCGCCGCTAATCTCGACGCTACGCTCCCTACTGAGCGTGGGCTTTTGCCCGGAAATGGGTCGATGGTCGCTGCCGTTCGGACAGCCACTGATGTAGAGCCTTACGTGGCGGGCAAGCCCGGTTCCCAGATTTTCAAGGACGCAATTGAGCGCGCATCGTTGTCGTCACCCCTTGTGGTCGGCGATCGCCTGGACACTGATATCGCCGGAGCGCGCGCTGCAGGGCTCCCGAGTCTATATGTAATGACGGGGGTCTCTCAGCCACTCGACGTACTGCGTGCTGGACCGGACATGCGTCCTGACTACATCGCGGCAGACCTCCGAAGCCTCGGAGAACTAGCTGAGCGGCTTCGGCCAGCGCCGCAAAGGGGCTGGGACGTGTTCTGGGATGGGCCGAATGTCGTCATTACGGCCACTGACAATGCGGACGTTGACAATGCGGACACTGACGGGGCAGCAGCATTGCGCGCCGCGGCTAGCACGTTATGGAGCGCGGCGGCCCCGGAAACTGTCACCCGGATTGTGGTGCGAGGTGCGCGTGCGGCACAACTCCTCAGGGCGTGGTCGGTAGATTCCGGTGTTTCGCGTGGTGGCGGGGGAGCACTGTCGGTTAGCGTTGAGGCCGATGACTAA
- the recN gene encoding DNA repair protein RecN: MLAELRINGLGVIDAASAELDPGFTVLTGETGAGKTMVVTSLHLLSGARADAKRVRAGAERATVEGRFTIDGVAKTVREEIAEILESSGAEEDSDGSVIAVRTVSRDGRSRAHLGGRSVPAGVLGRFTGALLTVHGQNDQLRLLKADQQRGALDRFAGEAITPLLDRYRSARAEWKRLTKELHERTTRSRELAQEADRLQFGLNEIDAVDPQPGEDESIAAEVRRLGDLDSLRGAATEALAAIAGASDIADTTDTSAENALELLGKARHSLEGADDPSLGELAPRFRDAIALVGDLGAELSSYLEGLPSDPGALDGLLNRQSDLKMLTRKYAADVDGVLEWARSARERLASIDVSAEALSELSAAVAAAGRELAGHAIKLSAARRRAAVALSKAVSTELAGLAMGRAKLEVSVDTTAVEAKTDGAIEVEKSWYVPGPYGIDEVEFRLAAHPGAEPMPLAKSASGGELSRVMLALEVVLAGGDSAASMVFDEVDAGVGGRAAIEIGRRLARLARTHQVIVVTHLPQVAAFADTHLVVDKTDQPGGTIVSGVRNLGPEDRVAELARMLAGMGDSDTGRAHAEELLAVAEQERQALAA; the protein is encoded by the coding sequence ATGCTAGCCGAGTTACGTATCAACGGCCTTGGGGTCATAGACGCGGCGAGCGCAGAGCTCGACCCGGGTTTCACTGTGCTGACCGGCGAAACAGGCGCCGGCAAGACAATGGTTGTGACGAGTCTGCATCTGCTCAGCGGTGCCCGGGCTGACGCGAAAAGGGTCCGCGCGGGCGCGGAAAGAGCAACCGTAGAGGGCCGATTCACCATTGATGGTGTGGCGAAAACCGTCAGGGAGGAAATCGCCGAGATACTCGAGTCGAGCGGTGCTGAGGAGGACTCTGACGGGTCTGTGATCGCAGTCCGCACGGTCTCCCGCGACGGGCGCTCGCGCGCCCATCTCGGTGGGCGCAGCGTGCCAGCCGGAGTGCTAGGCCGCTTCACCGGCGCCTTGCTGACGGTGCACGGGCAGAACGACCAGCTGCGGTTGCTGAAAGCTGACCAGCAACGCGGTGCGCTCGACAGGTTCGCTGGTGAGGCGATCACACCACTCCTTGATCGCTATCGCAGCGCTCGCGCCGAGTGGAAGAGACTGACAAAGGAACTTCACGAACGTACGACGCGTTCGCGTGAACTCGCGCAAGAGGCAGACCGCTTGCAATTCGGGCTCAATGAAATCGATGCCGTTGACCCCCAGCCAGGAGAAGACGAGTCGATCGCGGCGGAGGTGCGGCGGCTCGGCGACCTTGATTCGTTGCGTGGCGCTGCGACCGAAGCCCTCGCCGCAATCGCCGGAGCCAGCGACATCGCCGACACCACGGACACGAGTGCGGAGAATGCACTAGAACTTCTGGGCAAAGCACGGCACAGCCTCGAAGGAGCTGACGACCCATCGCTGGGAGAGCTTGCTCCCCGATTTCGTGATGCGATTGCGCTGGTCGGTGACCTCGGCGCCGAACTGAGTTCATACCTGGAAGGGCTGCCATCGGACCCGGGTGCGCTCGATGGGCTGCTCAACCGCCAGTCGGACCTCAAGATGCTGACCCGCAAATATGCTGCGGACGTCGATGGTGTGCTCGAATGGGCGCGCAGCGCACGGGAACGACTGGCCAGCATTGATGTATCCGCTGAAGCACTCTCAGAACTTTCCGCCGCCGTGGCTGCCGCGGGACGTGAACTCGCAGGGCACGCGATCAAGCTCTCCGCCGCGCGGAGGCGGGCGGCTGTGGCATTGAGCAAGGCGGTATCCACCGAACTGGCGGGCCTCGCGATGGGAAGGGCGAAGCTCGAGGTCTCGGTCGACACGACCGCCGTCGAAGCGAAAACTGACGGCGCGATTGAAGTTGAAAAGTCGTGGTATGTCCCCGGTCCATACGGGATCGACGAGGTCGAATTCAGACTGGCCGCACATCCAGGTGCCGAGCCGATGCCGTTGGCCAAGAGCGCATCGGGTGGCGAGCTGTCCCGCGTGATGCTCGCGCTTGAAGTCGTGCTCGCGGGTGGAGACAGTGCGGCGTCAATGGTGTTCGACGAGGTTGATGCCGGCGTGGGTGGCCGGGCGGCGATTGAGATCGGGCGGCGGCTCGCGCGGCTTGCGCGCACCCACCAGGTCATAGTCGTCACGCACCTGCCGCAGGTCGCGGCCTTCGCCGATACGCACCTCGTCGTCGACAAGACGGATCAGCCCGGCGGGACGATTGTCAGCGGCGTCCGGAACCTCGGGCCCGAGGATCGCGTGGCCGAGCTTGCCCGAATGCTCGCTGGGATGGGTGATTCGGACACGGGCCGGGCCCACGCGGAAGAACTTCTCGCGGTCGCTGAGCAAGAACGTCAGGCACTGGCCGCGTAG